In Synchiropus splendidus isolate RoL2022-P1 chromosome 7, RoL_Sspl_1.0, whole genome shotgun sequence, the genomic window TCTGCAGGTAGAATTTTATCCATGTGTCAGAGGTGTTATTTGAGTTCATAAGGCTGAAACCATGGCAACACCACAGCATCATTTCCTCTTGTGAGGAGGCTCAAATGCCACAGTCATCGTAGCACTGCTGATATTATACGTGGATTTTGCCAACGCTGTGACCTTCCCAGTGTTGGCAGCAGACTGCATTCACACTGAGGAGAAGAGCGCTGAGTCAGACCGCTGACCACTCGGCGGTCAAGGTCATCTCACTCTCTGTTATGAGACACACATTTATGTATTAACACAGGCAGAAAAGCAATTTCTATTCATGGGCTCATCTGTCTGAggaaaactgctgactcatccTTGCAATGATCCGTCACGGCACAGAAGTCTGTCACATCCTGGCTGATCGATGTGGCCCCTCCTCATTGTCAGGCTATTTTCAGCACCCTCTCCCTAAATATTAAATGAACATCCAACAGAATGGGTCTGAATCCATTTTATATctaatcattttttttgtctttgcatGAACCTCCCTTTATTCTGAGACCATGGGGAATGTTGACTTTTTTCCTTTATCTTGTGGTGCCATGGTGCTTCCATCAATCATGATGCTCCTTATTATTAATTCTCCTCAGTGAAATCTTCACCAACCAAGCTTCTCCTCACTGTTCCGTCCAACAGTTCGCATGGATCGCCTGGCCGAAGCTGCCAAATCCAACCAAGATGCCCTCAGAGGAACCCAGGATGAGATCGGAGAGTATCGCCGGCAGCTCCAGAGCCGCACCATCGAGCTGGAGACCCTGCGAGGAACCAAGGAGTCGCTGGAGAGGCAGCGCTTGGAGTGTGAGGACAGACACCACGATGACCTCAACTCACTACAGGCAAGAACTTTGCATCTGCATCCGTGACTGGTCATTTAACTCACAAGAAACCCTTGTTTAAATGGGCAGGAGTCCATCAACCAGCTGGACAATGAACTAAAGACTACTAAGTGGGAAATGGCGAGTCAGCTGAGGGACTACCAGGACCTGCTGAATGTGAAGATGGCGCTAGATATTGAGATTGCTGCTTATAGGTGGGTGAGACCGTGGAACCATCTCACAGTATTACCAGAGGGACTCTAATATTTGTTGTCACCACAGGAAGTTactggagggagaggagagtcGCCTGGTGTCAGGTGGGAGTCCGTACTCGTACCTGGAAAGCAGACTCTTCAAGGCAAAAGGTGATGAAATCTCAGATACGGTCATTGTGGAGGAGCAGACAGATGAAACCCAAGTGACAGAGGTGACAGAGGAGGCTgacgatgaagaagaggaggaggaggagaaggagggagagggcGAAGAAGGAGATGAACAGAATGAGGAAGAGGCAGCCAataaggaagaagaagaagcagagagtgaacaaaaagaagaagagaatgaGGGAGAAGATGATGccgctgctgaggaggaggaggaggagaaggagtcaaaatctccggaagagGCCAAGTCTCCTTCAAAATCTCCTCGACCGAAGTCACCGCTTTTAAAATTGCCTGAGGACAAATCAACTGAATCTAAATCCCCTCAAAAATCCCCAGCAGCCAAATCACCTGCAGGAGAGGAGTCCAAATCACCAGCCGCCAACTCTCCCAAATCTAAATCTCCTCCAAAGACTCCTGAAGCCAAGTCTCCAGAGAAGGAGAAAGCCAAGCCTGTCGCAGCTAAAGACACACCGAAAGAAGAACCGGAGGTGAAAGCTCAGACggacaaagaggagaagaaggagcagcAAGCGAAGGATGCCAAGAaggaagaggtgaaggagaaggaagTTGTGGAGAAAAATGATGCAAAGAAAGACAGCAAAGAAGAAGAGCCACCTAAAAAGGAAGAGACTTCTAAGCCTGCAGCTCCggagaaggtgaaggatgaGAAACCTGCTTCCAAGCCAGAGACAAAAGACAATTCTCCCCCAAAGGAGGAGAAGCCGTCTCCTCCTAAAGCAGAGAAGGCAGAACCGGCATCAAAACCTGAGTCCAATCCAGCACCAAAATCTGAGCCTGAGCCTAGAAAAGAGGAGAAGACAC contains:
- the LOC128762218 gene encoding neurofilament medium polypeptide-like encodes the protein MSFSMDHHYFIPGGFRKARPASVTSSGFHSQRRRVTYSQPPSSVDSLETFSGDMSRRSEKEVLQALNDRFAGYIDKVRNLEMHNRNLEAEAAALRQSQAGRASVGEHYERELSELRVLLQQLTAEKASTALEHEHLEEDIQQLRARLEEEARGREEADAAARAMKKYMEECRLTRLELDKKLQALEEEAAFLRKNHEEEVAELLAQIHGAQVSYDAPVKADVTGALREIRAQLDTHATKSSTHAEEWFRVRMDRLAEAAKSNQDALRGTQDEIGEYRRQLQSRTIELETLRGTKESLERQRLECEDRHHDDLNSLQESINQLDNELKTTKWEMASQLRDYQDLLNVKMALDIEIAAYRKLLEGEESRLVSGGSPYSYLESRLFKAKGDEISDTVIVEEQTDETQVTEVTEEADDEEEEEEEKEGEGEEGDEQNEEEAANKEEEEAESEQKEEENEGEDDAAAEEEEEEKESKSPEEAKSPSKSPRPKSPLLKLPEDKSTESKSPQKSPAAKSPAGEESKSPAANSPKSKSPPKTPEAKSPEKEKAKPVAAKDTPKEEPEVKAQTDKEEKKEQQAKDAKKEEVKEKEVVEKNDAKKDSKEEEPPKKEETSKPAAPEKVKDEKPASKPETKDNSPPKEEKPSPPKAEKAEPASKPESNPAPKSEPEPRKEEKTPKVESQDPSPSKKEKKEEKPAAKDKTDASTSKKEETAEVKKEKEGADNKNVKEERKTEKVEKTSSTELKESKEEKKK